The genomic stretch GGGACAGTCCCGAGGTGCGAGGCATGCGCGTGACGGGCAAGGCGGGGGCCGGAATGTCCGAGGCCCCGAAGCACCACGTGTTGCCGAAGGAGCACCGCGAGTGGTTCGAGGCGCGTGGCTTCAAGGGGGACATGGACATCGACCAGTTCTGTGTCCGGCTGGAGCAGGCCCACCACGAGGCGATTCACGGAGGGGGGAACTGGAAGCTGGGGCGCATGTGGCCCGAAGAGTGGAGTAGAAGGATTATGCGCGCGCTCCAAGATGCTGAAGTCAGCGCCGGGAGGCCGTTGACGCGACATGCGATCCTCAAGATCGTCGGTAAGAATATGAAGGCCTACGATATTCCAATGAACTTCACTCCCGGGAGAAGCCGATGACCGATGGACGCTCGTGGCAGGGGAATTGGATCGCCCGCCTGTATGAGCGCGTCCGTGAGCGGGGGTACGACTCGGTCACCGCCTTTGCTGAAGATCGTCCCACGGCATCCCTAGTCGCTCTTGCAGAGGAGCTTGGCCCGGACGACGTTGCCGGTGTCCAGGTGTTCAAAGGGCTGGTCGCTGAGGCTGAGCGCAGCAAGAAGCTCACTCGATTAGCTCGCGGACAGCTTGTTCGCGAACTGTCGGAGGTCCACCCCAACGGCTGGCCAGCCGTGCTGGATGATGATGC from Myxococcus xanthus encodes the following:
- a CDS encoding NUDIX hydrolase, producing the protein MTDGRSWQGNWIARLYERVRERGYDSVTAFAEDRPTASLVALAEELGPDDVAGVQVFKGLVAEAERSKKLTRLARGQLVRELSEVHPNGWPAVLDDDARMEVAIALGQWSAYTPEPLVERVRSASGALLANPPPAGWRPLGPDDEVLRALLPNDEA